A portion of the Drosophila sechellia strain sech25 chromosome 2R, ASM438219v1, whole genome shotgun sequence genome contains these proteins:
- the LOC6609867 gene encoding methionine--tRNA ligase, cytoplasmic encodes MIIYTNEGNPLGLQLLMLAKFAKRPVQVQLVNLNDAKYKDLLVLPTLELDNGLRLFSPAAIAKYLLVGEGQQRDEWLEWSATLLAPALAHHMAVGHKADANALPVLNALVKKLDDKLKATPYLTGDKPSAADIAIWSLLAPDGTLKGAQNVDNLRDWYGRVKAIPEVQEVLAEQPLKDLSFNALQQSNRYGGLHHVPLKRLSLADASKLLVDTTPTVADTVTNEEISAAKAAFTYTAPKEIKEERTVLPKPGERNVLITSALPYVNNVPHLGNIIGCVLSADIYARYSRSAGYNTLFICGTDEYGTATENKALAENLTPREICDKYFELHNAIYRWFGIGFDYFGRTTTQEQTDIVQEAFKDVLKAGYIITESVEQLLCQKCDRFLADRFVEGTCPHPGCGYEDARGDQCDKCGKLVNATELIRPRCKVCNTAPVLRSSDQLFIDLPKAEPQLKDWVDKSEGGWTHNAKVITRAWLKEGLKPRCITRDLKWGIPVPHEGFEKKVFYVWFDAPFGYVSMTKRYTKEYQQWWQPAKGTDVELFQFMAKDNVPFHSVVWPSVLLAINKGHTLVSHIMATEYLNYEDGKFSKSRGIGVFGNDAQETGIPADVWRFYLASARPEGQDSSFSWNDLAVRNNSELLNNLGNFVNRALVFCEKNFSSTVPEVITTQDELVLLALINRELRGYINSMEKAKLRDGVRHLLAISRHGNGYMQSQQPWNLLKGTDDQKKRASTIIGLCVNIACLLANLLFPYMPTTARTLFGQLNAKQTPLNAEKPFVTLLLPAGHIIGKPSPLFAKLEQSFIDELKGKYGGAQDTNAVDQSQISAADLEKAVQAQADKVRELKASTKDKAVWQPEVTKLLDLKKQLEEAKKKTAAAAAPTATPAPSNGSQSVQALEKAIQEQGDKVRKLKGSTKDKAVWQPEVNILLDLKKQLEAAQKAAKAAPAANAAPAASPAAPAAAAQVKALEDKIAQQAEKVRTLKATGDAALWKPEVDILLSFKNELAALTGTPAAGGQGKGKKKK; translated from the exons ATGATAATCTACACGAATGAGGGTAACCCGCTGGGACTGCAGCTGCTAATGCTCGCCAAGTTCGCCAAGCGGCCGGTGCAGGTGCAGTTGGTTAACCTAAATG ACGCCAAGTACAAGGACTTGCTGGTGCTGCCCACTTTGGAGCTGGACAACGGATTGCGTCTGTTCTCGCCGGCGGCCATTGCCAAGTACCTTCTCGTGGGCGAGGGGCAGCAGCGCGATGAG TGGCTGGAATGGTCTGCCACGTTGCTGGCCCCGGCTTTGGCCCACCACATGGCTGTGGGCCACAAGGCAGACGCAAACGCGCTGCCCGTGCTGAATGCCCTGGTCAAGAAGCTGGATGACAAGCTGAAAGCTACACCCTACCTGACTGGCGACAAACCCAGTGCCGCCGACATCGCCATTTGGTCGCTCCTTGCTCCCGATGGCACACTCAAAGGTGCACAGAACGTAGACAACCTGAGGGATTGGTATGGGAGGGTGAAAGCCATACCCGAAGTGCAGGAAGTTCTTGCCGAACAGCCACTGAAGGATCTCAGCTTTAATGCGCTTCAGCAGTCAAATCGCTATGGTGGTTTGCATCACGTACCATTAAAACGTCTCAGTCTGGCGGATGCAAGCAAACTGCTTGTGGATACTACGCCAACGGTGGCGGATACAGTTACGAATGAGGAAATAAGCGCGGCAAAGGCTGCCTTTACTTACACAGCTCCAAAGGAAATCAAGGAGGAGCGAACTGTTCTTCCCAAGCCCGGTGAGCGTAACGTGCTCATCACCTCCGCGCTTCCTTATGTCAACAATGTGCCACATTTGGGCAACATCATTGGTTGTGTTCTCTCCGCTGATATCTATGCTCGTTACTCGCGTTCTGCTGGCTACAACACACTCTTTATTTGCGGCACGGATGAGTACGGTACGGCCACCGAGAACAAGGCACTGGCGGAGAACCTTACTCCTCGTGAGATCTGCGACAAGTACTTCGAACTGCATAACGCCATATACCGCTGGTTCGGCATTGGCTTTGATTACTTTGGACGCACCACAACCCAAGAGCAAACAGA CATTGTGCAGGAGGCATTTAAGGATGTCCTCAAAGCTGGCTACATCATCACAGAGAGTGTGGAGCAGTTGCTTTGCCAAAAGTGCGATCGTTTCCTGGCTGATCG TTTTGTCGAGGGTACTTGCCCGCATCCTGGCTGTGGCTATGAGGATGCCCGCGGTGATCAGTGCGACAAGTGCGGAAAGCTGGTCAACGCCACTGAGCTGATCCGTCCCAGATGTAAGGTGTGCAACACTGCCCCAGTGCTGCGTTCCTCCGATCAGTTGTTCATCGATCTGCCAAAGGCGGAACCACAACTCAAGGATTGGGTTGATAAGTCAGAGGGAGGATGGACGCATAACGCCAAGGTGATCACAAGGGCGTGGTTGAAGGAAGGCCTCAAGCCGCGTTGCATTACACGCGACCTGAAGTGGGGCATTCCCGTTCCACACGAGGGCTTTGAGAAAAAGGTCTTCTATGTGTGGTTTGATGCTCCATTTGGATACGTGTCCATGACCAAGCGCTACACGAAGGAGTACCAGCAGTGGTGGCAGCCGGCCAAGGGAACAGACGTCGAGCTCTTCCAGTTCATGGCAAAGGACAACGTGCCCTTCCACTCGGTGGTGTGGCCCAGTGTCCTACTGGCCATCAACAAGGGACATACACTTGTATCGCACATCATGGCAACCGAGTATTTGAACTACGAGGACGGCAAGTTCAGCAAGAGTCGGGGTATTGGCGTATTCGGCAACGATGCCCAGGAAACTGGCATTCCAGCTGATGTTTGGCGATTCTACTTGGCCTCTGCGCGTCCTGAAGGTCAGGACTCCAGCTTCAGCTGGAATGATCTCGCTGTCCGAAATAACTCCGAGCTGCTGAATAACTTGGGAAACTTTGTCAACCGCGCCTTGGTCTTCTGCGAAAAGAATTTCAGCAGCACTGTTCCCGAAGTGATCACCACTCAGGATGAACTTGTTCTGCTTGCGTTGATAAACCGAGAGCTGCGTGGTTACATTAACTCCATGGAGAAGGCCAAACTTCGGGATGGCGTTCGTCATTTGCTGGCCATTTCCCGACATGGCAATGGATACATGCAAAGCCAACAGCCTTGGAATCTACTCAAGGGCACTGATGATCAAAAGAAGCGAGCGTCTACGATAATTGGTCTCTGTGTCAACATCGCCTGCCTCTTGGCGAACCTCCTCTTCCCCTACATGCCAACCACGGCCAGGACTCTCTTTGGCCAgcttaacgcaaaacagaCGCCGCTCAATGCTGA GAAACCATTTGTCACTTTGCTTCTGCCCGCCGGTCACATAATCGGCAAACCATCTCCGCTTTTTGCCAAACTGGAGCAGTCCTTCATCGACGAACTTAAGGGCAAGTATGGTGGAGCTCAGGACACAAATGCTGTTGACCAGAGTCAAATTAGCGCTGCTGATTTAGAAAAAGCCGTGCAAGCTCAGGCCGATAAAGTGCGTGAGCTGAAGGCAAGCACCAAGGATAAGGCCGTGTGGCAACCGGAGGTGACCAAACTGCTGGACCTTAAGAAACAGCTGGAAGAGGCTAAGAAGAAGACtgcagctgccgccgcgcCTACCGCGACTCCAGCACCATCGAATGGATCACAATCAGTTCAGGCTCTGGAGAAGGCTATCCAAGAGCAGGGCGACAAAGTGCGCAAACTTAAGGGCAGCACAAAAGACAAAGCAGTGTGGCAGCCGGAGGTAAATATCCTGCTGGACCTCAAAAAGCAACTGGAGGCGGCTCAAAAGGCGGCAAAGGCAGCTCCCGCAGCAAATGCAGCTCCTGCTGCTTCACCCGCCGCcccggctgctgctgcccagGTGAAGGCATTGGAAGACAAGATTGCCCAGCAGGCCGAAAAGGTTAGGACACTGAAGGCCACTGGCGATGCCGCACTGTGGAAACCCGAAGTTGATATTCTGTTGTCCTTCAAAAACGAGCTGGCGGCGCTGACTGGAACACCAGCCGCTGGTGGACAGGGCAAGGGCAAAAAGAAGAAGTAG
- the LOC6609869 gene encoding microtubule-associated protein RP/EB family member 1: MTDFKLTVALTSVNAENMSRHDMLQWVNNMVQGHFKKIEELCSGAAYCQMMEMIFPNCINLKRVKMTAKLEHEYLHNLRLFQEAFNRLKLDKTVPIDRLIKGRFQDNFEFLQWFKKFFDSQAPGLENIKSLANAPVAKPIKTRQFVKERSPVNANDDALKELIDEMKNLSLKREDIMEASNQIYNKLRLVEDLVNDMINNNQLVELCKRIQAVLYKTIDGEINEEPVEVNEDNSDEGAADPNDGLY, translated from the exons ATGACTGATTTTAAGTTAACTGTTGCACTAACCAGTGTGAATGCGGAGAACATGTCCCGGCACGACATGCTCCAGTGGGTGAACAACATGGTCCAAGGTCACTTCAAGAAGATCGAAGAGCTGTGCTCAG GTGCTGCCTACTGCCAGATGATGGAGATGATCTTTCCCAACTGCATTAACCTGAAGCGCGTCAAGATGACCGCCAAACTGGAGCACGAGTATCTACACAATCTTAGGCTCTTCCAGGAAGCCTTCAATCGCTTGAAGCTGGATAAAACAGTGCCAATCGATCGACTGATCAAGGGACGCTTCCAGGACAACTTTGAGTTCCTGCAGTGGTTCAAGAAGTTCTTCGACTCGCAGGCTCCGGGCTTGGAAAACATTAAGTCGCTCGCTAACGCGCCGGTGGCCAAGCCCATCAAGACGCGTCAATTTGTCAAGGAGCGATCTCCAGTCAACGCCAATGATGATGCGCTCAAAGAGCTGATTGATGAAATGAAGAACCTAAGCCTGAAGCGAGAGGACATCATGGAGGCCAGCAATCAGATCTACAACAAACTGCGCCTGGTCGAGGATCTGGTCAACGACATGATCAACAACAACCAGCTAGTTGAGTTGTGCAAACGCATTCAAGCGGTGCTCTACAAAACGATAGATGGTGAAATCAACGAGGAACCCGTCGAGGTTAATGAAGATAATAGTGATGAAGGCGCCGCGGATCCCAATGACGGATTGTATTAG
- the LOC6609872 gene encoding juvenile hormone epoxide hydrolase 1, translating to MKCLIVFGLIVALFGAFVGYGYVVFTDLTKPLPKPEFKDDTYWGPGDVKDFMPDNKIYEFKLQVPQSEIDDLRKELNRTLRLTEPLDGIAFEYGFNTYALQQFVDYWRDNYLTKWDERQELFNSIKQYKTEIQGLNIHYIHEKVSEEAKEKKHVYPLLLLHGWPGSVREFYDFIPMLTKHSNITDYAFEVVAPSLVGYGWSDAATRPGFNAAEMATVMRNLMLRLGHKKFFIQGGDWGSIIGSNLATLYPENVIGYHSNMCVLHSPLAILKGIYGSFFPEKYLPSRFFVDHHFPVWDKWLDLLKESGYFHIQATKPDTIGAALTSSPVGLASYILEKFQTCTNPGLQQDFGAIVTVFGLEAVLDNLMVYYLTNSATTAARFYLENVSKAYRDLQLDRVQSPVPMGCARFRFDLASVTDWQLRDKFPNLTHSMYFQQGSHFAALEMPAMLFNDFTAFVGKIGLHGEKRK from the exons ATGAAGTGCCTGATAGTGTTTGGTCTGATTGTGGCCCTGTTTGGTGCCTTCGTGGGCTATGGCTACGTGGTATTCACGGATCTTACCAAGCCCCTGCCCAAGCCGGAGTTCAAGGATGACACGTACTGGGGTCCTGGCGATGTTAAGGACTTTATGCCCGACAACAAGATCTACGAGTTCAAACTGCAGGTGCCGCAATCCGAGATCGATGATCTGCGAAAGGAACTCAACCGAACGCTGAGACTCACCGAACCGCTGGACGGGATCGCCTTTGAGTACGGATTCAATACCTACGCGCTGCAGCAGTTTGTGGACTACTGGCGGGACAACTACCTGACCAAGTGGGATGAGCGCCAGGAGCTGTTCAACTCGATCAAGCAGTACAAGACTGAAATCCAGGG CTTGAATATTCACTATATTCACGAGAAGGTATCCGAGGAGGCTAAGGAAAAGAAACACGTGTATcctctgctcctgctccacgGCTGGCCAGGATCGGTGCGCGAGTTCTACGACTTTATACCCATGCTCACCAAGCACTCAAACATCACGGATTACGCCTTTGAGGTCGTGGCACCTTCCCTGGTGGGCTACGGATGGTCCGAT GCTGCCACGCGTCCCGGATTTAATGCCGCTGAAATGGCCACTGTGATGCGTAACCTGATGCTGCGTCTGGGCCACAAGAAGTTCTTCATCCAAGGCGGAGATTGGGGCAGCATCATTGGCAGCAACTTGGCCACCTTGTATCCGGAGAACGTGATCGGTTACCACTCGAACATGTGCGTTCTGCACTCGCCACTGGCCATTCTAAAGGGAATCTACGGCAGCTTCTTCCCGGAGAAGTACCTGCCCTCCAGATTCTTTGTGGATCATCATTTCCCCGTGTGGGACAAATGGCTGGATCTGCTGAAGGAGAGCGGTTACTTCCACATCCAGGCCACCAAGCCGGATACAATTGGAGCGGCTCTGACCTCCAGTCCCGTCGGCTTGGCCTCCTATATCCTCGAGAAGTTCCAGACCTGCACGAATCccggcctgcagcaggacttTGGCGCCATAGTTACTGTCTTCGGCTTGGAGGCTGTACTGGACAACCTGATGGTCTACTATCTGACCAACTCGGCCACGACGGCGGCTCGTTTCTACCTGGAGAACGTGTCCAAGGCGTACAGGGATCTCCAGCTGGATCGTGTGCAGTCCCCGGTTCCCATGGGCTGTGCCCGCTTCCGGTTCGATCTGGCCTCGGTGACTGACTGGCAGCTCAGGGACAAGTTCCCCAACCTGACCCACTCGATGTACTTCCAGCAGGGCAGCCACTTTGCCGCCCTGGAGATGCCGGCCATGTTGTTCAATGACTTCACCGCCTTTGTGGGAAAGATTGGCCTACACGGTGAGAAGAGGAAATAA
- the LOC6609868 gene encoding coiled-coil domain-containing protein 130 homolog: MGERKGQNKYYPPDYDPKKGGLNKFQGTHALRERARKIHLGIIIIRFEMPYNIWCDGCKNHIGMGVRYNAEKTKVGMYYTTPVFKFRMKCHLCDNHFEIQTDPGNLDYVILSGARRQENRWDPLQNEQVVPETKEVQKRLFDDAMFKLEHQAKDAKAGADARPVLQKLVERNMSVWDDSYMANSRLRAEFRQQKKEINGQQELDRQLLAKSSLDIALLPESTQDREMAALMKLQTKSALERESEQRLELLMRPALPGATVTTFGGLKRQKALNTQLQVQDLGIRRRKLDETTSSAPNEKSLSLVGDYSSSDNDSNG; encoded by the coding sequence ATGGGTGAACGGAAAGGTCAAAACAAATACTATCCGCCCGACTATGATCCAAAGAAGGGTGGTCTCAACAAGTTCCAGGGCACCCACGCCCTGCGGGAACGAGCCCGCAAGATTCACCtgggaatcatcatcatccgctTTGAGATGCCCTACAATATCTGGTGCGATGGATGCAAGAATCACATAGGCATGGGCGTGCGCTACAATGCGGAGAAGACAAAGGTGGGCATGTACTACACTACGCCGGTTTTTAAGTTCCGGATGAAGTGCCACTTGTGCGACAACCACTTCGAGATCCAGACGGATCCCGGCAATTTGGACTATGTTATACTTTCGGGGGCTAGACGGCAGGAGAACCGCTGGGATCCCTTGCAAAACGAGCAAGTTGTACCGGAAACTAAGGAGGTACAAAAGCGTCTCTTCGACGATGCCATGTTCAAGTTGGAGCAtcaagccaaggatgccaaggcAGGGGCAGATGCCAGGCCCGTGCTCCAGAAACTAGTGGAGCGCAACATGAGCGTATGGGATGACAGCTATATGGCCAATAGTCGCCTACGCGCCGAATTTCGCCAGCAGAAGAAAGAGATCAATGGTCAGCAAGAGTTGGATCGACAGTTGTTGGCCAAGAGCAGCTTGGACATTGCTCTTCTTCCGGAGAGTACACAGGATAGGGAAATGGCAGCCCTGATGAAGCTGCAGACGAAGTCAGCTCTGGAACGGGAATCCGAGCAGCGGTTGGAGCTGCTTATGCGTCCAGCGCTTCCCGGAGCAACAGTCACCACATTTGGTGGACTCAAGCGACAAAAGGCTCTGAATACCCAGCTCCAAGTACAGGATCTGGGCATACGGCGTAGAAAGTTGGACGAGACTACATCTTCAGCCCCGAACGAAAAATCCCTGAGCTTAGTGGGGGATTACTCCTCATCAGACAATGATTCAAATGGCTGA
- the LOC6609871 gene encoding juvenile hormone epoxide hydrolase 1, with protein MANIWARILVGALTILVAVGYKNYRDLSAPGKRPDLDNNAYWGSTLKEPYRENKAILPFDISVKPEVIEDLIGQLSRPLKAQAPLEGVGFQYGFNANELAKVVKYWRDTYLPKWSEREQYLKKLDHYQTEIQGLKIHFIHAKSSQVKGQKPKKVLPLLLMHGWPGTVREFYDFIPLLTTPSDKSDYVFEVIAPSLPGYGWSQGSSKTGFGVAQVAVVMRNLMLRVGFDKFLVQGGDWGSIIGSNVASLFPENVLGYHSNMCGNNSPMGQLKMVLASFFPSWFVDSEYADFYKGLGHLFSTIMEEMGYAHIQASKPDTIGNALIDNPTGLASYILEKFSTWTNTAFRSLPDGGLTKRFTYDQLLDNVMIYYVTNSITTSMRLYSESMVASQFALAVDSLPIKAKAGCTRFAHEITHISDSVLANKFPNLVHSSHHRDGGHFPAFELPQQLYDDFVSFVQKANFS; from the exons ATGGCGAACATCTGGGCACGGATCCTGGTCGGAGCTCTGACCATCCTGGTGGCCGTTGGCTATAAGAACTATCGTGATCTTTCGGCGCCCGGCAAGAGACCCGATCTGGACAACAACGCCTACTGGGGTTCAACTTTGAAGGAACCTTATCGGGAGAACAAGGCCATCCTACCCTTCGACATCAGCGTAAAGCCAGAG GTTATTGAGGATCTTATCGGTCAGCTGAGTCGTCCTTTGAAAGCACAGGCGCCACTGGAGGGTGTGGGCTTCCAATACGGGTTCAATGCCAACGAACTGGCCAAGGTGGTGAAATACTGGCGCGATACATATCTGCCCAAGTGGAGCGAACGGGAGCAGTATCTCAAGAAGCTGGATCACTACCAAACGGAGATTCAGGG tttaaaaattcactttaTACATGCCAAGTCGAGCCAGGTGAAAGGCCAGAAGCCCAAGAAGGTTCTGCCTCTGCTTCTGATGCACGGATGGCCGGGAACGGTCCGCGAATTCTACGACTTCATCCCTCTCCTGACCACGCCCAGTGACAAGAGCGACTACGTCTTCGAGGTTATTGCTCCCAGTCTGCCCGGCTACGGATGGTCCCAG GGCTCTTCAAAAACTGGATTCGGTGTGGCCCAAGTGGCGGTGGTGATGCGCAACCTAATGCTCCGAGTGGGATTCGATAAGTTCCTGGTGCAGGGTGGCGATTGGGGTTCCATAATCGGATCCAATGTAGCCTCACTTTTTCCTGAGAATGTTCTGGGCTATCATTCCAATATGTGCGGAAACAACAGCCCTATGGGTCAGTTGAAGATGGTGTTGGCCTCCTTCTTCCCCAGCTGGTTTGTGGACAGCGAGTATGCGGACTTCTACAAGGGACTCGGTCACTTGTTCAGCACCATAATGGAGGAGATGGGCTATGCCCACATTCAGGCCTCCAAGCCAGATACCATCGGCAACGCTTTGATCGACAATCCAACTGGTCTGGCCAGCTATATTCTGGAGAAGTTCTCAACGTGGACGAATACGGCATTTAGATCGCTTCCTGACGGCGGTCTGACCAAGAGATTCACCTACGATCAGCTTCTGGACAATGTGATGATCTATTATGTGACCAACTCTATTACCACCTCCATGCGTCTGTATTCCGAATCAATGGTTGCCTCGCAGTTTGCGCTGGCCGTGGACTCCTTGCCCATCAAGGCCAAGGCTGGCTGCACCCGTTTCGCCCACGAGATCACACATATCTCCGACTCGGTTTTGGCCAACAAGTTCCCCAATCTGGTGCACAGTAGTCACCACCGGGATGGAGGTCACTTCCCTGCTTTTGAGCTGCCCCAGCAGCTGTACGACGACTTTGTGTCTTTTGTCCAGAAAGCTAATTTCTCCTAA
- the LOC6609873 gene encoding diptericin A: MQFTIAFALLCCAIAATLAYPMPDDMTMEPTPPPQYPLNLQGGGGGQRGDGFGFGVQGHQKVWTSDNGRHEIGLNGGYGQHLGGPYGNSEPSWKVGGTYTYRFLN; encoded by the coding sequence ATGCAGTTCACCATTGCCTTCGCCTTACTTTGCTGCGCAATCGCCGCTACTTTGGCATATCCGATGCCCGACGACATGACCATGGAGCCCACTCCACCACCGCAGTACCCACTGAATCTTCAGGGAGGCGGCGGTGGCCAGAGAGGCGATGGTTTTGGCTTTGGAGTCCAGGGACACCAGAAGGTGTGGACCAGCGACAACGGACGCCACGAGATTGGACTAAATGGTGGATATGGCCAGCACTTGGGAGGACCATATGGCAACTCAGAACCTAGCTGGAAAGTGGGAGGCACCTACACCTACAGATTTCTGAATTAA
- the LOC116800307 gene encoding uncharacterized protein LOC116800307 yields the protein MLLQSILMKILAVFLVCWLGHVTAQSSADYIELEIGSRGEGPPEKKEFPWGNDDQNLEATF from the exons ATGTTGTTACAATCGatattaatgaaaatattgGCCGTTTTTTTGGTCTGTTGG CTGGGACACGTCACAGCTCAGTCATCTGCCGATTATATTGAGCTTGAAATCGGTTCGAGGGGTGAAGGCCCACCGGAAAAGAAGGAATTTCCCTGGGGCAATGATGACCAGAATCTTGAAGCAACATTTTAA
- the LOC116800306 gene encoding small ubiquitin-related modifier, which produces MANQSKTIWLLSSNLPKLRCHVRTDQPLAALLRQKYAKAFGVATETLILAFDGEKIQEEDTFDSLAMEDNDIIDVVEEC; this is translated from the coding sequence ATGGCCAATCAAAGCAAAACCATTTGGCTTCTATCCTCAAATCTACCCAAACTGCGGTGTCATGTGAGAACGGATCAACCGTTGGCCGCACTTCTTAGGCAAAAATATGCAAAGGCATTTGGAGTTGCTACTGAGACTCTGATCCTGGCCTTCGATGGGGAGAAAATCCAGGAGGAGGATACATTTGACTCCTTGGCCATGGAGGATAATGACATCATCGATGTTGTAGAAGAATGTTAG
- the LOC6609870 gene encoding juvenile hormone epoxide hydrolase 1, with protein sequence MGVTVKILVLILAVAGGLVYRNVTQLWADLPAPKLDPQEWWGDEAQPKDYEAYLQNSSEVIGNRLSYPDKTIADLKERLNRTLRLTPPLEGVAFEYGFNTDYLREVVEYWRDDYLPRWREREVFLWQFNHFTTDIQGLRTHFLHLMVYDDNKVGKKHYPVLLLHGWPGSVREFYDFIHLLHQTNLDKNNKYIFNVVVPSLPGYGWSQGTSRKGLGPAQVAVMMRNLMLRLGYDKFFIQGGDWGSIIGSNIATLYPENVLGYHSNMCNNLSPKSLAKGLVAEFLPSLFVPSGFEDFFFPKSNELRYLMEESGYFHIQATKPDTIGAALTDNPVGLAAYILEKFSTWTNPSYRSLSDGGLTKRYKMDALLDNLMIYYLTNSITTSQRLYAEQYAQAQRDLHLERVPTRVPTGCARFKSDIMQFLDVQLKDKYPNLVHSTYHKKGGHFAALEVPKVLYKDFIDFVKTVERFYLVSIT encoded by the exons ATGGGTGTCACTGTTAAAATTCTGGTCTTGATACTGGCGGTTGCCGGTGGGTTGGTCTATAGGAACGTGACCCAGCTATGGGCGGACTTGCCCGCACCAAAGTTGGATCCACAGGAGTGGTGGGGCGATGAGGCGCAGCCCAAGGATTACGAGGCCTATTTGCAGAACAGTTCGGAGGTGATAGGCAATAGGCTTAGTTATCCGGATAAG ACCATTGCTGATCTGAAAGAGCGTCTCAATCGCACCCTCCGCCTTACGCCTCCGCTCGAGGGCGTGGCTTTTGAGTACGGATTCAATACGGATTACCTCAGGGAGGTCGTGGAGTACTGGCGCGATGACTACCTGCCGCGTTGGCGCGAACGCGAAGTGTTCCTTTGGCAGTTCAACCACTTCACAACCGATATTCAGGG GCTACGCACACACTTCCTCCACCTGATGGTTTATGATGACAACAAAGTGGGTAAGAAACACTATCCGGTGTTGCTGCTCCACGGATGGCCGGGATCGGTGCGGGAGTTCTACGATTTCATCCATTTGCTGCATCAGACCAACCTGGACAAGAACAACAAGTACATCTTCAACGTGGTTGTTCCCAGTTTACCTGGTTATGGCTGGTCACAG GGCACCTCCAGAAAGGGTCTGGGTCCCGCTCAAGTGGCGGTGATGATGAGGAATCTTATGCTGCGTTTGGGATACGACAAATTCTTTATCCAGGGTGGAGACTGGGGCAGCATCATTGGCAGCAACATTGCCACCTTGTATCCGGAGAACGTGCTGGGCTACCACTCGAACATGTGCAACAATTTGAGTCCCAAGTCGCTGGCTAAGGGTTTAGTGGCCGAATTTTTGCCCAGTTTGTTTGTGCCCTCTGGCTTTGAAGATTTCTTCTTTCCCAAGTCCAATGAGCTGAGGTACCTAATGGAGGAGAGTGGCTACTTCCACATCCAGGCCACCAAGCCGGACACCATCGGAGCCGCCCTCACCGATAACCCAGTGGGTCTGGCCGCCTACATCCTGGAGAAGTTCTCCACGTGGACGAATCCCAGCTACCGATCTCTGTCAGATGGAGGACTCACGAAGCGCTACAAGATGGATGCCCTGCTGGACAACCTAATGATCTACTACCTGACCAACTCAATCACAACCTCCCAGCGTCTCTATGCAGAGCAGTATGCCCAAGCACAGCGTGACCTGCACCTGGAGCGGGTTCCCACGCGAGTGCCAACTGGATGTGCCCGTTTCAAGAGTGACATTATGCAGTTCCTGGATGTCCAGTTGAAGGATAAGTACCCGAACCTAGTGCACAGCACTTACCACAAAAAGGGCGGGCACTTTGCCGCTCTAGAGGTTCCAAAGGTTCTATACAAGGACTTTATAGACTTTGTCAAAACGGTGGAAC gTTTCTATTTGGTATCGATAACTTAA
- the LOC116800308 gene encoding uncharacterized protein LOC116800308, translating into MPDRSNQRWFVIATLASWNLMSGFGFYAYILDCYVNYPPDHQRRQFKYHTFAGTIDKDIVMGITVVMLCQILSSILLCFALDEKKRTCLIYGIFISLAFPFACLPVWPLAVTHVSLVLVALSYYFE; encoded by the exons ATGCCAGATCGATCAAATCAGCGTTGGTTTGTCATCGCAACTCTGGCTTCGTGGAACTTAATGAGTGGTTTCGGTTTCTACGCCTACATTCTGGATTGCTATG TAAATTATCCACCTGATCACCAGAGAAGGCAGTTCAAATATCACACTTTTGCCGGAACAATTGACAAAGATATAGTTATGGGAATCACTGTCGTTATGCTATGTCAGATATTATCTTCGATTTTACTGTGCTTTGCATTAGATGAG AAGAAAAGAACATGTCTTATTTACGGAATTTTCATTAGCTTGGCTTTTCCGTTTGCGTGTCTCCCAGTTTGGCCATTAGCTG TAACACATGTCAGTCTTGTTTTGGTAGCGCTGAGTTATTACTTTgagtaa
- the LOC6609874 gene encoding diptericin A, with the protein MHFTSSLLFIGLACAFSSAWAYPYPDPREIVNVQPEPLAYAPNFDVPLHRVRRQFQLSGGGGGSPRQGFDLSLNGRAPVWQSPNGRHSFDATGSYAQHLGGPYGNSRPQWGAGGVYTFRF; encoded by the exons atgcaTTTCACCTCTAGTCTTCTGTTCATTGGACTGGCTTGTGCCTTCTCGAGTGCCTGGGCTTATCCCTATCCTGATCCCCGAGAGATTGTGAATGTGCAGCCTGAGCCCCTGGCA TATGCTCCCAATTTTGATGTGCCCCTGCACAGAGTGCGTCGCCAGTTCCAATTgagtggcggtggcggtggaaGCCCAAGACAGGGATTCGATCTGAGCCTCAATGGACGTGCTCCCGTTTGGCAGAGCCCAAATGGACGCCACTCCTTCGATGCCACGGGATCGTATGCCCAGCACCTTGGTGGACCCTATGGCAACAGTCGCCCTCAGTGGGGAGCCGGTGGAGTGTACACCTTTAGGTTCTAG